In Elusimicrobiota bacterium, a single window of DNA contains:
- a CDS encoding type III PLP-dependent enzyme has protein sequence MIPRKQLQKLASRHGTPLFVVDHEEIRRNYATFKKYLPRVQAYYAVKAEPLPEIVETLYKAGASFDVASMPEFRIVHENIKRLPAKQRQDWIWDKIIYANPIKANETLRQLDPYKPLVTYDNVEEIYKIKKYAPHAGLALRIRVPNTGAMVELSSKFGAAPGEAVDLILAAVKAGLVVEGLSFHVGSQTTNFENFVQAINLAADIFKEARERGYTRMNVLDIGGGFPAPYDETVKPFKMLATKINAELDRLFPRDIEILAEPGRFMIATAATSVVTILGKALRDGKVCYYVDDGVYHTYSGIIFDHCHYHLKSFRKGPAQICGVFGPTCDALDVISMSESLPADLELGELLYSPNIGAYSHASSTYFNGFPPAKVVHVNR, from the coding sequence ATGATCCCGCGCAAACAGCTGCAGAAGCTCGCGTCCCGGCACGGCACGCCCCTCTTCGTGGTGGACCACGAGGAGATCCGGCGCAACTACGCCACCTTCAAGAAGTACCTGCCCCGGGTCCAAGCCTACTACGCGGTCAAGGCCGAGCCCCTGCCTGAGATCGTCGAGACCCTCTACAAGGCGGGCGCGAGCTTCGACGTGGCCTCCATGCCCGAGTTCCGCATCGTCCACGAGAACATCAAGCGCCTGCCCGCCAAGCAGCGCCAGGACTGGATCTGGGACAAGATCATCTACGCCAACCCCATCAAGGCCAACGAGACCCTGCGCCAGCTCGACCCCTACAAGCCGCTGGTGACCTACGACAACGTCGAGGAGATCTACAAGATCAAGAAGTACGCGCCGCACGCGGGTCTGGCCCTGCGCATCCGGGTGCCCAACACCGGGGCCATGGTGGAGCTCTCCTCCAAGTTCGGGGCCGCGCCCGGCGAAGCGGTGGACCTCATCCTGGCCGCGGTCAAGGCCGGGCTGGTGGTGGAGGGACTGAGCTTCCACGTGGGCAGCCAGACCACCAACTTCGAGAACTTCGTGCAGGCCATCAACCTGGCCGCCGACATCTTCAAGGAGGCGCGCGAGCGCGGCTACACGCGCATGAACGTGCTCGACATCGGCGGCGGGTTCCCGGCGCCTTACGACGAGACGGTCAAGCCCTTCAAGATGCTGGCCACCAAGATCAACGCCGAGCTCGACCGGCTCTTCCCGCGCGACATCGAGATCCTGGCCGAGCCGGGCCGCTTCATGATCGCCACGGCGGCGACCTCGGTGGTCACCATCCTGGGCAAGGCGCTGCGCGACGGCAAGGTCTGCTACTACGTCGACGACGGGGTCTACCACACCTACTCGGGCATCATCTTCGACCACTGCCATTACCACCTCAAGTCCTTCCGCAAGGGCCCGGCGCAGATCTGCGGCGTCTTCGGCCCGACCTGCGACGCGCTGGACGTCATCTCCATGTCGGAGAGCCTCCCCGCGGACCTGGAGCTCGGGGAGCTCCTCTATAGCCCGAACATCGGGGCCTACAGCCACGCCTCGTCCACCTACTTCAACGGCTTCCCGCCCGCGAAGGTGGTGCACGTCAACCGCTAG
- a CDS encoding saccharopine dehydrogenase NADP-binding domain-containing protein — MNKFDKKVLFVGYGAVAQCALPILMKLLKVSPKQVTVMDFEDRKAALKPSIAKGVKWVRNRVTKQNLSPLLGKHLKEGDVLIDLAWNIDALVLLQWCHDRGVLYINTSTEVWDPYAGAENKHPTERTLYWRHMNVRRMMAKWDRPGPTAVLEHGANPGLISHFTKYGLLDIAKNLLAERKVKGKAAEELRQLVSDQTFNVLAQKLGVKVIHVSERDTQISDVPKQVDEFVNTWSVEGFREEGVTTAEMGWGTHEKELPAMAYQHKSGPKNQICLARMGMNTWVSTWVPDYCIRGMVVRHGEAFTISDHLTVWKNGKAVYRPTVHYAYCPSDNAIISLNELRGYDYQLQPKVRIMNDEIIKGSDILGALLMGHPYNAWWCGSDLSIEQSRRLVPHQNATTMQVAISVVAATMWMIDNPERGVLVPDDLPHEFVLKTAMPYLGKFISKRSDWTPLKHYTNAFLGFNNPAVDRKDPWQFKNFLITDGD, encoded by the coding sequence ATGAACAAGTTCGATAAGAAAGTCCTTTTTGTAGGCTACGGCGCCGTGGCGCAATGCGCCCTTCCCATCCTGATGAAGCTCCTGAAGGTCTCGCCCAAGCAGGTCACGGTGATGGATTTCGAGGACCGCAAAGCCGCGCTCAAGCCCTCGATCGCCAAAGGCGTCAAATGGGTGCGCAACCGCGTCACCAAGCAGAACCTCAGCCCCTTGCTGGGCAAACATCTCAAGGAAGGCGACGTGCTCATCGACCTGGCCTGGAACATCGACGCCCTCGTGCTCCTGCAGTGGTGCCACGACCGCGGCGTGCTCTACATCAACACCTCCACCGAGGTCTGGGACCCCTACGCCGGCGCCGAGAACAAGCACCCCACCGAGCGCACCCTCTACTGGCGGCACATGAACGTGCGGCGCATGATGGCCAAGTGGGACCGGCCCGGTCCCACCGCGGTGCTCGAGCACGGCGCCAACCCCGGACTCATCTCCCACTTCACCAAGTACGGCCTGCTCGACATCGCCAAGAACCTGCTCGCCGAGCGCAAGGTCAAAGGCAAGGCCGCCGAGGAGCTGCGCCAGCTCGTCAGCGACCAGACCTTCAACGTCCTGGCCCAGAAGCTCGGCGTCAAGGTCATCCACGTCAGCGAGCGCGACACGCAGATCTCCGACGTGCCCAAGCAGGTCGACGAGTTCGTCAACACCTGGAGCGTGGAAGGCTTCCGCGAGGAGGGCGTCACCACGGCCGAGATGGGCTGGGGCACGCACGAAAAAGAGCTGCCGGCCATGGCCTACCAGCACAAGAGCGGCCCCAAGAACCAGATCTGCCTGGCGCGCATGGGCATGAACACCTGGGTCTCCACCTGGGTTCCCGACTACTGCATCCGGGGCATGGTGGTGCGCCACGGCGAGGCCTTCACCATCTCCGACCACCTCACGGTCTGGAAGAACGGCAAGGCGGTGTATCGCCCCACCGTGCACTACGCCTACTGCCCCAGCGACAACGCCATCATCTCGCTCAACGAGCTGCGCGGCTACGACTACCAGCTCCAGCCCAAGGTCCGCATCATGAACGACGAGATCATCAAGGGCTCGGACATCCTGGGCGCGCTGCTCATGGGGCATCCCTACAACGCCTGGTGGTGCGGCAGCGACCTCTCCATCGAGCAGTCGCGCCGCCTGGTGCCGCACCAGAACGCCACCACCATGCAGGTCGCCATCTCGGTGGTGGCCGCCACGATGTGGATGATCGACAACCCGGAGCGGGGCGTGCTGGTCCCCGACGACCTGCCTCACGAGTTCGTGCTCAAGACCGCCATGCCCTACCTGGGCAAGTTCATCTCCAAGCGCTCGGATTGGACGCCGCTCAAGCATTACACCAACGCCTTCCTGGGCTTCAATAACCCGGCCGTGGACCGGAAGGACCCCTGGCAGTTCAAGAACTTCCTGATCACGGACGGCGACTAG
- a CDS encoding hydrogenase maturation protease, translating to MRYLIGVGTYAAFDDSIGLRIVERIAEGGLERGFRAIDLSGNMVNLLNYLEKDSEHILIVDSAKMGRKAGDYEFFRPEDVETRKQLAGFSTHEGDLLKVLEFARELKYRIPPITLMGIEPETVKSEMGLSAALQARLDEYAEAAIRRCLGPS from the coding sequence TTGCGCTATCTCATCGGGGTCGGCACCTACGCGGCCTTCGACGATTCCATCGGCTTGCGCATCGTCGAGCGCATCGCGGAGGGGGGGTTGGAGCGAGGCTTCCGGGCCATCGACCTTTCCGGCAACATGGTGAACCTCCTGAACTACCTGGAGAAGGACAGCGAGCATATCCTCATCGTGGACAGCGCGAAGATGGGCCGCAAGGCCGGCGATTACGAGTTCTTCAGGCCGGAGGACGTGGAGACCAGAAAGCAGCTCGCCGGGTTCTCCACGCATGAAGGCGACCTGCTCAAGGTCCTGGAGTTCGCCCGGGAGCTGAAGTACCGCATCCCCCCCATCACCTTGATGGGCATCGAGCCGGAGACCGTCAAGAGCGAGATGGGACTCTCCGCGGCCTTGCAGGCGCGCCTCGACGAGTATGCCGAGGCCGCCATCCGGCGCTGCCTCGGGCCGAGCTAG